In Treponema sp. OMZ 798, the following proteins share a genomic window:
- a CDS encoding GGDEF domain-containing protein gives MNKPNCEIKENLGKGNLYDLFNDNAKIARDEINSLQTYFRTIHIRIQLMIIIIAFCFEFSYYFIVQSQMSLPFSIYFFKYILVPFIVNFPLYFITKKISQRSYDSKKKNYIVMMSSLLQSFLYVVVHQLFVTIYAGLLLMIFLSTIYHDKKLTRITSLISFIGIILAVFVIKYDGDHTITSKYISNFIVMVFILIIAHITAEFVINSNKAEHSKILNAIEEKEKYWYGMMIDDLSGLYSRTALRTYINKLQDYKGELFIVMIDLDNFKKINDTYGHKYGDDVIRIFGKTFSPYLGDAFAVFRYGGDEFLAIIKSDENYANKLMTETREAFRQTCLSQLKNSDLSFSAGISRFSNGIPIADIIEQADSALYQAKKAGKNTAVVYGE, from the coding sequence ATGAACAAGCCTAATTGTGAAATAAAAGAAAACTTAGGTAAAGGAAACCTATATGACCTTTTTAACGACAATGCTAAGATTGCAAGAGATGAAATAAATTCTTTGCAAACATACTTTAGGACGATTCACATAAGAATTCAGCTCATGATTATCATTATTGCATTTTGCTTTGAATTTTCTTACTATTTTATCGTTCAAAGCCAAATGAGTTTACCTTTTAGTATATATTTTTTTAAGTATATACTGGTGCCTTTTATAGTTAACTTTCCTTTATACTTTATTACAAAAAAAATTAGCCAAAGATCTTATGATTCAAAAAAGAAAAACTATATAGTAATGATGAGCTCCTTATTACAATCTTTTCTTTATGTTGTGGTACATCAACTTTTTGTTACAATTTATGCAGGTTTATTGTTAATGATTTTTTTATCAACTATTTATCATGATAAAAAATTAACAAGAATTACATCATTAATATCTTTTATAGGAATAATTTTAGCCGTCTTTGTTATAAAGTACGACGGAGACCATACTATAACAAGCAAATATATTTCGAATTTTATAGTCATGGTCTTTATTTTAATAATAGCCCATATTACGGCAGAATTTGTTATTAACAGCAACAAGGCAGAACACTCTAAAATATTAAATGCAATTGAGGAAAAGGAAAAATATTGGTACGGAATGATGATAGATGATCTTTCCGGTCTGTACTCTCGAACAGCATTAAGAACTTATATTAATAAATTGCAAGATTATAAGGGTGAACTATTCATTGTAATGATAGACCTTGACAATTTCAAAAAAATCAACGATACCTATGGGCATAAATACGGAGATGATGTGATAAGGATTTTTGGAAAAACTTTTAGTCCTTATTTAGGGGATGCATTTGCAGTCTTCCGCTACGGCGGTGATGAATTTTTGGCAATAATAAAATCCGATGAGAATTATGCCAATAAACTGATGACTGAAACTAGAGAAGCTTTTAGGCAAACTTGTTTATCCCAACTAAAAAATTCCGACTTAAGTTTTAGTGCCGGTATAAGCAGATTTTCAAACGGCATACCTATAGCCGATATTATTGAACAAGCCGACTCAGCTCTATACCAGGCAAAAAAAGCCGGAAAAAATACAGCCGTTGTTTACGGGGAGTGA
- a CDS encoding class I SAM-dependent methyltransferase, with amino-acid sequence MSTKSLLDGVEDTLYIPLSARIYASENFPEFFYDEKALSLKQYIPTDNIENNTTEYFYMASVCRQHTIDKKIIKFLEENIQSNVVFLGAGLETAYNRINNVKSNFYQIDLPNVIDTRKRVLGNAHNEKLLSGDMFTLDWVKEIDTSLPTMIVVSGVYQYFNENKIIEMIKKMKSLILKGELVFDATNSTGLKLANKYVQKTGNINAKMYFSVDNPKEFANTTNTKLIDVDGFFDEALKNCKGLKLKTRIYMYFADKLHRTLVMHLKFN; translated from the coding sequence ATGAGTACAAAAAGTTTACTTGATGGTGTAGAGGATACATTATATATTCCACTTTCGGCAAGAATATATGCGTCTGAAAATTTCCCGGAATTTTTCTATGATGAAAAAGCATTGTCGTTAAAACAATATATACCGACGGATAACATAGAGAATAATACTACCGAATATTTTTATATGGCTAGTGTCTGCAGACAACACACAATAGATAAAAAGATAATAAAGTTTCTTGAAGAAAATATTCAAAGCAATGTAGTGTTTTTAGGGGCAGGGTTAGAAACCGCTTATAATCGTATTAATAATGTTAAATCTAACTTTTATCAAATAGATTTGCCTAATGTTATAGATACCAGAAAAAGAGTATTAGGAAATGCACATAATGAAAAACTTCTCTCAGGAGATATGTTTACTCTTGATTGGGTAAAAGAGATAGATACTTCATTGCCGACCATGATTGTTGTTTCGGGAGTATATCAGTACTTCAATGAAAACAAAATTATAGAGATGATTAAAAAAATGAAGTCTTTAATTCTTAAAGGAGAATTGGTATTTGATGCAACAAATTCTACCGGATTAAAACTTGCTAATAAGTATGTTCAAAAAACCGGTAATATCAATGCTAAGATGTATTTTAGTGTAGATAATCCAAAAGAATTTGCAAATACTACTAATACAAAACTTATAGATGTTGATGGATTTTTTGATGAAGCATTAAAAAATTGTAAAGGATTAAAATTAAAAACACGAATATATATGTATTTTGCCGATAAATTACATAGAACATTGGTTATGCACCTAAAATTCAATTAA
- a CDS encoding Bor/Iss family lipoprotein, with translation MKKNSVLKITALLLVLVMASMTLSSCMTNRHTVGNGPQTGIVEKSRQWYVLWGLVNLGDQDTKSMVGYAADYKIETYYSGVDWLINLFLGWLSIQSRTIKVTK, from the coding sequence ATGAAAAAGAATTCTGTTTTAAAGATTACAGCATTGCTGTTAGTTTTGGTTATGGCTAGTATGACATTATCAAGTTGCATGACTAACCGCCACACAGTAGGAAATGGACCGCAGACAGGAATAGTTGAAAAAAGCAGACAGTGGTATGTCTTATGGGGATTGGTAAACTTAGGAGATCAAGACACTAAATCAATGGTAGGTTATGCAGCTGATTATAAAATTGAAACATATTATAGTGGAGTCGATTGGCTAATCAACTTATTCTTGGGATGGCTGTCTATCCAAAGCCGAACTATAAAAGTTACTAAATAA